A window from Salinigranum halophilum encodes these proteins:
- a CDS encoding PAS domain-containing protein: MTEGASDRRLRRSDALRRVTDGIVSLDTGFRYTYVNPQAERILDRPADDLLGRTVWEAFPGTTGTVAETKLESAMATQEQQSFERYNAELDRWFDVRVYPDEGGLTVYFADVTEQKRLERDLAETNRQLTALVENTVTPIYIKDTEGRYRLMNEAAADLFALTPEDAVGTCDTELFDPESVAEISEVDERIVARDEADSREAVRYIDGRRHTFLDDKYPYHDAHGDVVGVMGISRDITARKRRERELQKLSEEYEAVFDNAEDAVFLVDVETTDTAAVFRYERLNPAHEASTGLSTADVQGKTPREVLGEELGGEVVANYQRCVDARDAITYEETLTLPEGQRVWQTKLAPVIIDDEVTRIVGIARDITERVERERELRRKNDRLDEFASVISHDLRNPLNVAQGRTALLLELCDDDYHGHLDPLAESLDRMAAIVADTLTLARQGKSVSDSCEIEVVDLVGQCWGGVETAEASLEIEDEFTIRGDQDRLRHVFENLFRNAVEHAGDTVTVRVGRGDDDSIYVEDDGPGIPAVIRDAVFEPGYTSAAGGTGFGLAIVKRIAEAHGWEVAVVDGRDGGARFEFHGVDSLDD; this comes from the coding sequence ATGACTGAGGGTGCATCGGACCGCCGTCTCCGACGGAGTGACGCACTACGGCGTGTCACCGACGGCATCGTCTCGCTCGATACGGGGTTCCGCTACACCTACGTGAACCCCCAGGCCGAGCGCATCCTCGACCGCCCCGCCGACGACTTACTCGGCCGGACCGTCTGGGAGGCGTTCCCCGGAACCACTGGGACGGTCGCCGAAACGAAACTCGAGAGCGCGATGGCGACCCAAGAACAGCAGTCGTTCGAGCGCTACAACGCGGAGCTTGACCGCTGGTTCGACGTCCGCGTGTATCCAGACGAGGGCGGTCTCACGGTCTACTTCGCCGACGTGACCGAGCAGAAACGTCTCGAGCGCGACCTCGCGGAGACCAATCGGCAGCTCACGGCTCTCGTCGAGAACACCGTCACCCCGATCTACATCAAGGACACGGAGGGACGGTATCGGCTCATGAACGAGGCCGCCGCGGACCTGTTCGCCCTCACTCCCGAAGACGCCGTCGGCACGTGCGACACGGAACTGTTCGACCCGGAAAGCGTGGCCGAGATCAGCGAGGTGGACGAGCGAATCGTCGCTCGCGACGAGGCCGACTCGCGCGAGGCGGTCCGGTACATCGACGGCCGCCGCCACACCTTCCTCGACGACAAGTACCCCTACCACGACGCGCACGGCGACGTCGTCGGCGTGATGGGCATCAGCCGCGACATCACCGCTCGCAAGCGCCGCGAAAGAGAGCTACAGAAGCTCTCCGAGGAGTACGAAGCGGTGTTCGACAACGCGGAGGACGCCGTCTTCCTCGTCGACGTCGAGACCACAGACACGGCAGCCGTGTTCCGGTACGAGCGGCTGAATCCCGCTCACGAGGCGTCGACCGGACTCTCGACGGCGGACGTGCAGGGAAAGACGCCTCGGGAGGTGCTCGGGGAGGAACTCGGCGGGGAGGTCGTGGCGAACTACCAGCGTTGCGTCGACGCTCGTGACGCGATAACCTACGAGGAAACGCTCACGCTGCCGGAGGGCCAGCGCGTCTGGCAGACGAAACTCGCGCCCGTCATCATCGACGACGAGGTGACCCGAATCGTGGGAATCGCGCGGGACATCACGGAGCGCGTGGAGCGAGAACGGGAGCTTCGTCGGAAGAACGACCGCCTCGACGAGTTCGCGAGCGTCATCTCTCACGACCTGCGGAACCCCCTCAACGTCGCACAGGGGCGGACTGCGCTGCTTCTAGAGCTGTGTGACGACGACTACCACGGCCACCTCGACCCACTCGCCGAGTCGCTCGACCGGATGGCGGCGATCGTCGCGGACACCCTGACGCTCGCTCGCCAGGGGAAGTCGGTGAGCGACTCCTGCGAAATCGAGGTCGTCGACCTGGTCGGTCAGTGCTGGGGGGGAGTGGAGACGGCCGAAGCGTCGCTGGAGATCGAAGACGAGTTCACGATTCGGGGCGACCAGGACCGCCTGCGACACGTCTTCGAGAACCTGTTCCGCAACGCCGTCGAACACGCCGGCGACACCGTCACCGTGCGTGTCGGACGCGGGGACGACGACAGCATCTACGTCGAAGACGACGGGCCGGGCATCCCCGCGGTCATACGTGACGCGGTGTTCGAGCCGGGGTACACCTCGGCGGCCGGGGGGACAGGGTTCGGGCTCGCAATCGTCAAGCGAATCGCCGAGGCCCACGGCTGGGAGGTGGCGGTCGTCGACGGTCGAGACGGCGGTGCCAGATTCGAGTTTCACGGCGTCGACTCCCTCGACGACTGA
- a CDS encoding ubiquitin-like small modifier protein 1 codes for MELEWKLFADLKEYAGGGHVTVDVDEDATVGDALAALVAGNPGLEGRVFDEDGTVYDHVNVLRNGENVETSGEGLESTVSARDELALFPPVSGGGV; via the coding sequence ATGGAACTCGAGTGGAAGCTGTTCGCCGACCTGAAAGAGTACGCCGGTGGCGGTCACGTGACCGTCGACGTCGACGAGGACGCCACCGTCGGAGACGCGCTCGCCGCGCTCGTCGCGGGGAATCCGGGGCTCGAAGGCCGCGTGTTCGACGAGGACGGGACGGTCTACGACCACGTGAACGTCCTGCGGAACGGAGAGAACGTCGAGACGAGCGGCGAGGGGCTCGAATCCACGGTGAGCGCGCGGGACGAACTGGCGCTGTTCCCGCCGGTGAGCGGCGGAGGTGTCTGA
- a CDS encoding HPP family protein has product MDRERFLARVVGVWRRLRRIERRELTEFRRWIENTSNLIHLSILLFVPLLIGGVTIISNALIELSFLLFPPLASGTYTLFADPEGRYASPVKFVVGLTVGALAGWGALELSQLVYGPPTGTFGVLPAAAALSILLTGGATWALKVEEPAAFSTALLVLVTDRATPQSYVLSVAVFGTLVAAVFYVWREQFYEKRARYLYSTVSAADRVLVPMRGPEWAAERTALFASRLAAAHEAGKVVLFGLVDGSDEDAGAVTTRLERVAADLQASGLTCEVVVGEGDDTTATLSAVRDTGCDLVVTPYEADDGALTEYVRGVFGGPYDAVAFRPVSRDSAWERVLVMVARPGDSAHAMIDFAERLVGDGGTLSVCTCIGTEVERRPAETRLANLVETVDRPVETRVARSDVTSYLDANAETYDLVVIGSSGDRSAASRFVSPPTFERITEIETDVAVVDRGNP; this is encoded by the coding sequence GTGGACCGCGAGAGGTTCCTCGCCCGCGTCGTCGGCGTCTGGCGGCGGCTCCGCCGAATCGAACGCCGCGAACTCACCGAGTTCCGTCGCTGGATCGAGAACACGAGCAACCTCATCCACCTCTCGATCCTGCTTTTCGTCCCACTCCTGATTGGTGGCGTGACGATCATCTCGAACGCCCTCATCGAGCTCTCGTTCCTGCTCTTCCCCCCGTTGGCGTCGGGGACGTACACGCTCTTCGCCGACCCAGAGGGCCGGTACGCTTCGCCGGTGAAGTTCGTCGTCGGCCTCACCGTCGGGGCGCTCGCGGGCTGGGGTGCGCTCGAACTCTCACAGCTCGTCTACGGGCCGCCGACGGGGACGTTCGGGGTGTTACCGGCGGCGGCCGCGCTCTCGATTCTCCTCACCGGCGGGGCGACGTGGGCCCTCAAGGTGGAGGAGCCGGCGGCGTTCTCGACGGCGCTTCTCGTCCTCGTGACCGACCGGGCGACGCCGCAGTCGTACGTGCTGAGCGTCGCCGTCTTCGGCACGCTCGTCGCCGCGGTGTTCTACGTCTGGCGCGAGCAGTTCTACGAGAAGCGCGCCCGCTACCTCTACAGCACGGTCTCGGCGGCCGACCGGGTCCTCGTCCCGATGCGCGGACCGGAGTGGGCCGCAGAGCGGACGGCCCTGTTCGCCTCGCGACTCGCTGCCGCCCACGAAGCCGGGAAGGTCGTTCTCTTCGGCCTCGTCGACGGCTCGGACGAGGATGCGGGGGCCGTGACGACTCGGCTCGAACGGGTCGCCGCCGACCTGCAGGCGTCGGGTCTCACCTGCGAGGTGGTCGTCGGGGAGGGCGACGACACCACCGCGACACTCAGCGCCGTCCGAGACACCGGGTGTGACCTCGTCGTGACGCCGTACGAGGCCGACGACGGCGCGCTCACCGAGTACGTTCGCGGCGTCTTCGGCGGCCCCTACGACGCCGTCGCGTTCCGCCCGGTCTCGCGCGACAGCGCGTGGGAACGGGTGCTGGTGATGGTCGCCCGCCCGGGCGACTCCGCGCACGCGATGATCGACTTCGCCGAGCGACTCGTCGGCGACGGGGGGACGCTGAGCGTCTGCACCTGTATCGGGACCGAGGTGGAGCGACGGCCGGCTGAGACGCGGCTCGCGAACTTAGTCGAGACGGTCGACCGGCCGGTCGAGACGCGCGTCGCCCGGTCGGACGTGACGTCGTATCTCGACGCGAACGCGGAGACGTACGACCTCGTCGTCATCGGGTCGAGCGGCGACCGGTCCGCCGCCTCGCGGTTCGTGTCACCGCCGACGTTCGAGCGTATCACCGAAATCGAGACGGACGTGGCCGTCGTCGACCGCGGTAACCCCTGA
- a CDS encoding ubiquinol-cytochrome c reductase iron-sulfur subunit, whose translation MSDSDDKYPTESGRRRFVKGVVGGAALAGVGAAGSAAVNSATTSPGAGGGPTEAYAIENTAGPAPRGMPLIPVEIDSEGYLKGVWPDVSTEMQGGIEIEVAETEDFRGSGVTYSSEWFQYCGVQSYPQLAPSYDGDNFFRADSGAYSWQQEVYSAGDRLHVDDFSDYQEWGNGIGTAGIGKPATGTWRSQDSEDSMPIQVIKSDVVEQRAPEVGGFFEAATQDGFVAWLNKCTHFCCVPGWKQSADAAKFGDADGVYCQCHQSLYDPFSVVQTLFTALPRPD comes from the coding sequence ATGAGCGATAGCGACGACAAGTACCCCACAGAGTCCGGCCGTCGCCGGTTCGTGAAAGGCGTTGTCGGTGGCGCGGCGCTCGCCGGCGTCGGTGCCGCTGGCTCGGCGGCAGTCAACTCCGCGACCACCTCCCCCGGTGCGGGTGGCGGTCCAACGGAGGCGTACGCCATCGAGAACACGGCCGGTCCCGCCCCGCGTGGGATGCCGCTCATCCCCGTCGAGATCGACTCCGAGGGTTACCTCAAGGGTGTCTGGCCCGACGTGTCGACGGAGATGCAGGGCGGTATCGAGATCGAGGTCGCCGAGACCGAGGACTTCCGCGGGAGCGGCGTCACCTACTCCTCCGAGTGGTTCCAGTACTGCGGCGTCCAGTCGTACCCACAGCTCGCGCCCTCGTACGACGGTGACAACTTCTTCCGCGCGGACTCGGGCGCCTACTCGTGGCAACAGGAGGTCTACAGCGCCGGCGACAGGCTCCACGTCGACGACTTCTCCGACTACCAGGAGTGGGGGAACGGCATCGGCACCGCCGGCATCGGCAAGCCCGCCACCGGCACGTGGCGCTCGCAGGACTCCGAGGACAGCATGCCGATTCAGGTCATCAAGAGCGACGTCGTCGAACAGCGGGCTCCGGAGGTAGGCGGCTTCTTCGAGGCTGCGACCCAGGACGGCTTCGTCGCCTGGCTCAACAAGTGTACGCACTTCTGCTGCGTGCCGGGCTGGAAACAGTCGGCCGACGCCGCGAAGTTCGGCGACGCCGACGGGGTCTACTGCCAGTGCCACCAGTCGCTCTACGACCCGTTCTCCGTCGTTCAGACGCTGTTCACGGCGCTGCCCCGTCCCGACTGA
- a CDS encoding carbohydrate kinase family protein: MPRVICAGHVNWDVTMHVDDLPAPDGEAQVREVRAAGGGSAANVACGLVGLRLDAALLGSVGGDSYGTEARHELAAAGVDTTGVQVVSDRPTAVKYIAVDDAGEVMVFGCEGANEAFDTDALSVESIDGADHLHLTGQSPETARRLATLARDLGLTVSVDPGRLVGARDFDAVLDLVDVLFLNDREAAVALADGETDPTAEGRLAVRDGRAVVVKHGPDGAEVRTGGERYTHAGFDVDAVDTTGAGDAFAAGYLAATLDGTDADDALAVANACGALAAETRGARATLSWDAVASMRVRRGQ; this comes from the coding sequence ATGCCGCGCGTCATCTGTGCCGGCCACGTCAACTGGGACGTGACGATGCACGTCGACGACCTGCCCGCCCCCGACGGCGAGGCGCAGGTCCGCGAGGTGCGCGCGGCCGGCGGCGGGAGCGCCGCCAACGTCGCCTGCGGCCTGGTCGGCCTTCGCCTCGACGCCGCCCTCCTGGGAAGCGTCGGCGGTGACTCGTACGGCACGGAGGCGCGGCACGAACTCGCCGCTGCCGGCGTGGACACGACCGGCGTGCAGGTCGTCTCGGACCGTCCGACGGCGGTGAAGTACATCGCCGTCGACGACGCGGGCGAGGTGATGGTGTTCGGGTGCGAGGGCGCGAACGAGGCGTTCGACACCGACGCGCTCTCCGTCGAGAGCATCGACGGCGCGGACCACCTCCACCTCACGGGGCAGTCGCCGGAGACGGCCCGCCGCCTCGCCACGCTCGCCCGCGACCTCGGCCTGACGGTGAGCGTCGACCCCGGCCGCCTCGTCGGTGCCCGCGACTTCGACGCGGTCCTCGACCTGGTCGACGTGCTCTTTCTCAACGACCGGGAGGCGGCGGTCGCACTCGCCGACGGGGAGACGGACCCGACCGCCGAGGGCCGACTGGCCGTCCGCGATGGCCGGGCAGTGGTCGTCAAGCACGGCCCGGACGGGGCCGAGGTCCGCACCGGCGGCGAACGGTACACGCACGCGGGGTTCGACGTCGACGCGGTCGACACGACGGGCGCGGGCGACGCGTTCGCCGCCGGCTACCTCGCCGCGACCCTCGACGGGACCGACGCCGACGACGCGCTCGCCGTCGCCAACGCCTGCGGGGCGCTCGCCGCCGAGACACGCGGTGCCCGCGCGACGCTCTCGTGGGACGCGGTGGCGTCGATGCGCGTGCGACGGGGACAGTAG
- a CDS encoding DUF63 family protein, whose product MQFLPEGFALPPLPYLLALAVGIGVVAVGVTRRDLAVDQRHVVALVPWILAGSGVHALYVVDALPSLVRPLGGTPAVYATMAVLAGGVWLVADATVQNVPRVLAMSGVTAFVPTYGSGIAVGLSRGTFAPFWSGVALLASLAVGAVAWVLLSRAVPRVDHTGWVGVVALVSHAVDAVSTAVGVDILGFGERTPLSRYIIEFAADLPTAGVIGSGWLFVLVKLVLVSGVVVLFADLMQEEPREGAALLGFVAAVGLGPGAHNLLLFAIA is encoded by the coding sequence CTGCAGTTCCTCCCGGAGGGGTTCGCCCTCCCGCCGCTGCCGTATCTGCTCGCGCTCGCGGTCGGCATCGGCGTCGTCGCCGTCGGCGTGACCCGTCGCGACCTCGCGGTCGACCAGCGGCACGTCGTCGCGCTCGTCCCGTGGATCCTCGCCGGGTCGGGCGTCCACGCGCTGTACGTCGTCGATGCGCTCCCGTCGCTCGTCCGCCCGCTCGGCGGCACGCCGGCCGTCTACGCGACGATGGCCGTCCTCGCGGGCGGGGTGTGGCTCGTCGCCGATGCGACCGTCCAGAACGTGCCGCGCGTCCTCGCCATGTCGGGTGTCACCGCGTTCGTGCCGACGTACGGGTCGGGCATCGCGGTCGGCCTCTCCCGTGGGACCTTCGCACCCTTTTGGTCCGGCGTCGCACTCCTCGCGAGCCTCGCTGTCGGGGCGGTCGCGTGGGTGCTGCTCTCTCGGGCCGTCCCGCGCGTCGACCACACCGGCTGGGTCGGCGTCGTCGCGCTCGTGAGCCACGCCGTCGACGCCGTCTCGACGGCCGTCGGCGTCGACATCCTCGGCTTCGGCGAGCGCACGCCGCTCTCGCGGTACATCATCGAGTTCGCGGCGGACCTCCCCACCGCGGGGGTCATCGGCAGCGGCTGGCTGTTCGTCCTCGTGAAGCTCGTGCTCGTGAGTGGCGTCGTCGTCCTCTTCGCGGACCTCATGCAAGAAGAGCCCCGAGAGGGAGCGGCGTTGCTGGGGTTCGTCGCGGCCGTGGGGCTGGGGCCGGGCGCACACAACCTGCTCCTGTTCGCCATCGCGTGA
- a CDS encoding nucleoside phosphorylase codes for MGKQPHLLVEEGDVADLALVPGDPGRVERIAGHCDDVEHVSSNREYTVVNASYEGRDLTICSTGIGCPSAAIAVEELSRVGVETFVRVGTTGALQRDIEIGDMIVASGAAKNEGTSKRYEPVEFPAVPDFAVLRALVDSAEANDEDVHVGPIASDDAYYAETDEYVREWEAAGILSVEMEAATVFTLARRKGLRAGAICTVDGNLVEGTQKGADSDEELPEKAKNNVERAIALTLDAVTEL; via the coding sequence ATGGGTAAACAACCGCACCTCCTCGTCGAGGAGGGTGACGTCGCGGACCTCGCGCTCGTGCCGGGCGACCCCGGGCGCGTCGAACGCATCGCGGGCCACTGCGACGACGTCGAACACGTGTCGAGCAACCGTGAGTACACCGTCGTCAACGCCAGCTACGAGGGTCGCGACCTGACCATCTGCTCGACGGGTATCGGCTGTCCCTCCGCGGCCATCGCGGTGGAGGAACTCTCACGCGTGGGCGTCGAGACGTTCGTCCGTGTCGGGACGACCGGAGCGCTCCAGCGAGACATCGAGATCGGAGACATGATCGTCGCGTCCGGGGCGGCGAAGAACGAGGGGACCTCGAAGCGGTACGAGCCGGTGGAGTTCCCCGCGGTTCCCGACTTCGCAGTGCTTCGGGCGCTGGTCGACAGCGCCGAGGCGAACGACGAGGACGTCCACGTGGGGCCCATCGCCTCCGACGACGCGTACTACGCCGAGACCGACGAGTACGTCCGAGAGTGGGAGGCGGCGGGCATCCTGAGCGTCGAGATGGAGGCCGCGACCGTCTTCACCCTGGCGCGACGGAAAGGGCTCCGCGCCGGTGCCATCTGCACCGTCGACGGCAACCTCGTCGAGGGGACCCAGAAGGGCGCCGACTCCGACGAGGAGTTGCCCGAGAAGGCGAAGAACAACGTCGAGCGGGCCATCGCGCTCACCCTCGACGCCGTCACCGAGCTGTAA
- a CDS encoding NAD-binding protein — MVSRDWIGGRASVVLTFAVAIASVITGIANIGAPPRPIGPVAALVPAFVPVIAGFTGALTGFLLLAAAFGLRRGLRAAWYVTMVLFPVTALQGALQSNERAVPLVALSAVAFLVLGLNRKRFHRDLDFSTTELAALAAIIGAQTYGTVGAYALREQFNGLDTLVDAFYFALVTGSTVGYGDITPSTPIARLFGMSVLLVTVSSFAVALGVLLTPAIEARLSKALGRMTETQLDLLENHVLVLGYGDLTEPILEELATKARYVVVTDNADQARLLSDRGIDVFTADPSDADSLERARVGTARAVVVATSNDAEDALAILTARQLNPNVRIVAAASNRENVDKLKRAGADTVISPTTLGGHLMAESALGGDSEKVEQQVMEEEPSKDEPVDEDERGDGEHGDSGTERENR; from the coding sequence ATGGTCAGTCGCGACTGGATCGGGGGGCGCGCGTCGGTGGTGTTGACCTTCGCCGTCGCCATCGCGTCCGTCATCACCGGCATCGCCAACATCGGTGCCCCGCCCCGTCCCATCGGTCCGGTCGCGGCGCTCGTCCCCGCGTTCGTCCCGGTCATCGCCGGCTTCACGGGCGCGCTCACGGGATTTCTGCTCCTCGCGGCCGCGTTCGGTCTCCGGCGGGGACTTCGAGCGGCCTGGTACGTGACGATGGTGCTGTTTCCCGTCACGGCGCTACAGGGCGCGCTGCAGTCGAACGAGCGCGCCGTCCCGCTCGTCGCGCTGTCCGCCGTCGCCTTCCTCGTCCTCGGCCTCAACCGCAAGCGATTCCACCGTGACCTCGACTTTTCCACGACGGAACTCGCCGCGCTCGCCGCCATCATCGGCGCGCAGACGTACGGCACCGTCGGTGCCTACGCGCTCCGCGAGCAGTTCAACGGGCTCGACACCCTCGTCGACGCCTTCTACTTCGCCCTGGTCACCGGCAGCACCGTCGGCTACGGCGACATCACCCCCTCGACCCCCATCGCACGGCTGTTCGGGATGTCCGTCCTGCTGGTGACGGTCTCCTCGTTCGCGGTGGCACTCGGTGTCCTCCTCACGCCCGCAATCGAAGCACGCCTCTCGAAGGCACTCGGACGCATGACCGAAACACAACTCGACCTCCTCGAAAACCACGTCCTCGTGCTCGGCTACGGGGACCTGACGGAACCGATTCTCGAAGAACTCGCGACGAAAGCGCGCTACGTCGTCGTCACCGACAACGCCGACCAGGCGCGACTCCTCTCGGACCGCGGCATCGACGTCTTCACCGCGGACCCCTCCGACGCGGACTCGCTCGAGCGCGCGCGCGTCGGCACCGCCCGCGCCGTCGTCGTCGCCACCAGCAACGACGCCGAGGACGCCCTCGCCATCCTCACCGCGCGACAGTTGAATCCGAACGTCAGAATCGTCGCGGCGGCCTCCAATCGGGAGAACGTCGACAAGCTGAAACGCGCCGGCGCGGACACCGTCATCAGCCCGACCACGCTGGGCGGGCACCTGATGGCCGAGTCGGCGCTCGGCGGCGACTCGGAGAAGGTCGAACAGCAGGTGATGGAAGAGGAGCCGTCGAAGGACGAACCCGTCGACGAGGACGAGCGTGGCGACGGAGAGCACGGTGACAGCGGGACCGAACGGGAGAACCGCTGA
- a CDS encoding potassium channel family protein, with protein MASLPVEFLFGLYLGLLTGIIPALVSGVLGFVFKYVTNVTIPGLGVVVLSLAIAGANGGLMALNDPTIIGSGERFIVAILVVLMLSLYAHSQGDRLGASVPKRLNLRKLTERTLNTDVIELVGGRGEVRVTVSGEVGDMEGYPALSADLRRSIREGEWTFPADVPLVELETRFADRLRSEFDLADVAVRLDENARATVSAAPPVGALSKRIPSGKRAVSVTALLPTGLAAGDEVEVTTGDRTVAGTVLSAKTNPKGEKKESVATDGGTDTAAPTPPVSPTVTGGEGRVTLAVSRSDATALLETAAADRLVVRSRGIRRELELVTLLRRGGYRFRKLTVRDDGVLDGVTLGEVSVRDSYRVVILAVRHEGTWRITPRGSQAIAAGDELFAVGRPDALSSFVEVAA; from the coding sequence ATGGCTTCGCTTCCAGTCGAGTTCCTCTTCGGACTCTACCTCGGTCTCCTCACGGGCATCATCCCGGCACTGGTGTCGGGGGTACTCGGCTTCGTCTTCAAGTACGTCACGAACGTGACGATACCCGGGCTGGGTGTGGTCGTCCTCTCGCTCGCCATCGCGGGCGCGAACGGCGGGTTGATGGCGCTGAACGACCCGACCATCATCGGCTCCGGCGAGCGGTTCATCGTCGCCATCCTCGTCGTCCTGATGCTGTCGCTGTACGCCCACAGCCAGGGTGACAGACTCGGCGCGTCGGTCCCGAAGCGGCTGAACCTCCGAAAGCTCACGGAGCGAACGCTCAACACGGACGTCATCGAACTCGTCGGCGGCCGCGGCGAGGTCCGCGTCACCGTCTCCGGGGAGGTCGGTGACATGGAAGGGTATCCCGCCCTGTCGGCGGACCTCCGGAGGAGCATCCGCGAGGGCGAGTGGACGTTCCCCGCCGACGTCCCCCTCGTCGAACTCGAGACGCGCTTCGCCGACCGCCTCCGCTCCGAGTTCGACCTCGCCGACGTGGCGGTCCGCCTCGACGAGAACGCGCGGGCGACGGTGAGCGCCGCGCCGCCCGTCGGTGCCCTGTCGAAACGCATCCCGTCGGGGAAACGGGCGGTGTCGGTGACCGCCCTGCTACCGACCGGGCTGGCGGCCGGCGACGAGGTCGAGGTGACCACCGGCGACCGGACGGTCGCGGGCACCGTCCTCAGCGCGAAGACGAACCCGAAGGGAGAGAAGAAGGAGTCGGTGGCGACGGACGGCGGCACCGACACGGCGGCGCCGACACCGCCCGTTTCCCCGACGGTGACGGGCGGTGAGGGCCGCGTCACGCTCGCCGTCAGCCGGTCGGACGCGACGGCGCTCTTGGAGACGGCCGCGGCCGACCGCCTGGTCGTTCGCTCCCGGGGTATCCGGCGGGAACTCGAACTCGTCACGCTGCTCCGTCGCGGCGGATACCGGTTCCGGAAGCTCACGGTTCGCGACGACGGCGTCCTCGACGGGGTCACCCTCGGCGAGGTGAGTGTCCGCGACAGCTACCGCGTGGTAATCTTGGCCGTCCGTCACGAGGGGACGTGGCGGATAACCCCGCGGGGGTCACAGGCCATCGCGGCGGGTGACGAACTCTTCGCCGTCGGACGGCCCGACGCGCTCTCCAGTTTCGTGGAGGTCGCCGCGTGA
- a CDS encoding cation:proton antiporter regulatory subunit, with amino-acid sequence MSALVALQSVALDDPSLVEDVSRLVAFVVASGVVSGVAALVFRWYTREVVPIGVSTVLGLSVVALYLNTVGLFSQLVGGTSAGIFELDAVVFNVVAIGLAGVAAPVGRRVGDRLATDVFAVAGVKQLDAEVSRIVRTVGRVTAVTLPEADDIEDMESYDPVSAELKAEMGGKSLLFPNRLTVEELRDRLVTRLKDDYRVGYVDVELTDSGVVEFLAVGSRAAGLGPTLGHGTVAVSMRADPANAASPGDLVQVWRAARVEHEPDAVDAGGGTDGETTGNREVHRPPERLFTAELRAVSGDIVTVAADADDAEQVDTATTYRLVSLPAEPRADREFASLLRAADETMATVTVPESSAVVGETLGSLDVTVAAVRPATGTVEAIPPRARTVEAGDTLYVVARPDVLRRLETRASVVVEVPPTAERTEPTAD; translated from the coding sequence GTGAGCGCCCTCGTCGCCTTACAGAGCGTGGCGCTCGACGACCCGAGTCTCGTCGAGGACGTGAGCCGACTCGTGGCGTTCGTCGTCGCGTCGGGCGTGGTGTCGGGAGTCGCGGCGCTCGTCTTCCGGTGGTACACCCGCGAGGTGGTGCCCATCGGCGTCTCGACGGTGCTCGGTCTCTCCGTCGTGGCGCTGTATCTCAACACCGTCGGGCTGTTCAGTCAACTCGTCGGCGGCACGTCCGCGGGCATCTTCGAACTCGACGCGGTCGTGTTCAACGTCGTCGCCATCGGGCTGGCGGGGGTCGCCGCGCCCGTCGGGCGGCGGGTGGGTGACCGCCTGGCGACGGACGTCTTCGCCGTCGCGGGCGTGAAGCAACTCGACGCGGAGGTCTCGCGAATCGTCCGCACCGTCGGGCGCGTCACCGCCGTGACGCTCCCCGAGGCCGACGACATCGAGGACATGGAGAGCTACGACCCCGTCTCGGCGGAGCTGAAAGCGGAGATGGGCGGGAAGTCCCTGCTGTTCCCGAACCGGCTCACGGTCGAGGAGCTCCGCGACCGGCTGGTGACCCGACTGAAAGACGATTACCGCGTCGGCTACGTCGACGTCGAACTCACCGACAGCGGCGTGGTGGAGTTCCTCGCAGTGGGGAGTCGTGCCGCGGGTCTCGGTCCGACACTCGGGCACGGGACCGTCGCCGTCTCCATGCGGGCGGACCCGGCGAACGCCGCGAGTCCGGGGGACCTGGTCCAGGTGTGGCGAGCCGCACGCGTCGAGCACGAACCGGACGCTGTCGACGCGGGCGGTGGAACGGACGGCGAGACGACGGGGAACCGCGAGGTCCACAGGCCGCCCGAACGGCTCTTCACCGCCGAGTTGCGGGCCGTGAGCGGTGACATCGTCACCGTGGCCGCCGACGCCGACGACGCGGAACAGGTCGACACGGCGACGACCTACCGTCTCGTCTCGCTCCCGGCCGAACCCCGCGCCGACAGGGAGTTCGCCTCCCTGCTCCGGGCGGCGGACGAGACGATGGCGACGGTCACCGTCCCCGAGTCGTCGGCCGTCGTCGGCGAGACGCTGGGGTCGCTCGACGTGACGGTCGCCGCCGTGCGCCCCGCGACGGGCACCGTCGAGGCGATTCCCCCGCGCGCACGCACCGTCGAGGCCGGGGACACCCTCTACGTGGTCGCTCGGCCCGACGTCCTGCGGCGACTCGAGACGCGAGCCAGCGTCGTCGTCGAGGTTCCCCCGACGGCGGAGCGGACGGAGCCCACGGCGGACTGA